Proteins from a single region of Nitrospinota bacterium:
- a CDS encoding integration host factor subunit beta, whose amino-acid sequence MTKSDMAEKLAEKINVKKQQAEEIINIFTSSIIEALARGDKVEIRGFGSFRVRNRAEKEGRNPKTGEKVLVEAKKVPFFKTGKDFREIVDAHEETGKAESQPQGQ is encoded by the coding sequence ATGACCAAATCGGATATGGCTGAAAAGCTTGCCGAGAAGATCAACGTCAAGAAACAGCAAGCAGAAGAGATCATCAACATTTTCACAAGCTCCATCATTGAGGCTCTGGCCCGGGGTGACAAGGTGGAAATACGCGGTTTTGGCAGCTTCCGGGTGCGCAACAGGGCGGAAAAGGAAGGACGCAATCCCAAGACGGGTGAGAAGGTGCTGGTTGAGGCGAAGAAAGTCCCCTTTTTCAAGACCGGCAAGGATTTCCGCGAGATAGTGGACGCGCACGAAGAGACCGGGAAAGCGGAGAGCCAGCCCCAGGGGCAATAA
- a CDS encoding HmuY family protein — protein MSTREMTIYAPEGLVAGGDIKGESFQYLNLATGEKLPVADMKSAYHENWHIAFKRSVICVNGGVAGPGGILGACVIHPPDVPREEFLKLTDDDFKSMFAEVTKIPEGLELLPEGIEPAIFDWRVLKDDKWTANSVKGWKLRLADGASFAKMRVKNVAGDSVTITIQCAFQPAKGAPLEPDRTAQLAPGDHFSFRQGKAVSSDEADWDIRHGGGALFLNSSVSGPGKAGAIGSNKYGAQWKTVENPSDSIAYFMDEYGSIFRHPKWYRYNIDGKHNIHPNGAVYVLRAADGDYKVQVYDYFEHKGSDLGNIRIRFAKL, from the coding sequence ATGTCCACAAGGGAAATGACAATCTATGCTCCGGAAGGGCTTGTGGCCGGGGGCGACATAAAAGGCGAATCTTTCCAGTACCTTAACCTTGCCACGGGTGAAAAGCTCCCTGTGGCGGACATGAAATCGGCCTATCACGAAAACTGGCATATAGCTTTCAAACGCTCCGTTATATGCGTCAACGGCGGGGTGGCCGGGCCCGGCGGCATATTGGGCGCCTGCGTTATCCATCCGCCGGACGTGCCGCGCGAGGAGTTTTTAAAACTGACCGATGATGATTTCAAAAGCATGTTCGCGGAGGTGACAAAAATTCCGGAGGGGCTGGAGCTTCTGCCGGAAGGGATAGAGCCGGCCATATTCGATTGGCGCGTGCTCAAAGATGACAAATGGACCGCCAACTCCGTCAAAGGGTGGAAACTGCGCCTGGCCGACGGGGCCAGTTTCGCCAAAATGCGTGTCAAGAATGTGGCCGGGGACAGCGTTACTATCACCATCCAGTGCGCTTTCCAGCCGGCAAAGGGCGCGCCCCTGGAGCCGGACAGGACCGCCCAGTTAGCTCCGGGAGATCATTTTAGTTTCAGGCAGGGCAAGGCTGTGTCTTCCGATGAGGCTGATTGGGACATCCGCCACGGCGGCGGGGCGCTTTTTCTCAACAGTTCCGTAAGCGGACCGGGCAAGGCCGGGGCCATCGGCTCGAACAAGTACGGCGCGCAATGGAAAACCGTGGAGAATCCGTCGGACTCCATCGCCTATTTTATGGACGAATACGGCTCCATATTCCGCCATCCGAAGTGGTACCGGTACAACATAGACGGCAAGCACAACATCCACCCCAACGGGGCGGTGTACGTTTTACGCGCGGCGGACGGGGACTATAAGGTCCAGGTGTACGACTATTTCGAGCACAAGGGGTCCGACCTTGGCAACATCCGGATCAGGTTCGCCAAGTTATAG
- the hisD gene encoding histidinol dehydrogenase — MKITKSSDPKFRETLAHIVNRSAEGPAGVEKTVAAIIKNVRAKGDDAVFKYTKKFDGVSLTPKTVRVTEKQIAAAMRSASPKVLAALKKASARIARFHKFQREGSWKVSDGGAVLGQIVRPLDSVGVYVPGGKAAYPSSVLMNVIPARIAGVRRVVMVTPAPGGAIDPHVLAAASIAGVDEIYRIGGAQAVAALSYGTKTIARVDKITGPGNAYVAEAKRQVFGVVDIDMVAGPSELLVIADGAANPAHAAADLLSQAEHDENAWPILVTTSAAIANRVAKELVRQTRILPRSGIIEKCLSANCHAFVARNLDECFEISNAIAPEHLELLIKDAARYVNRVENAGAVFVGPWTPEALGDYMAGPNHVLPTGGSARFFSPLGVYDFMKRTSLIAFTQAGFRKLAAGVMTLANEERLTAHGAAVAIRLKK, encoded by the coding sequence ATGAAAATAACAAAATCGTCCGATCCGAAATTCCGCGAAACACTTGCGCACATTGTGAACCGCTCCGCCGAAGGCCCGGCGGGGGTGGAAAAGACCGTTGCGGCCATAATTAAAAATGTGCGGGCAAAGGGTGACGACGCGGTTTTCAAGTACACCAAAAAGTTCGACGGGGTGAGCCTTACCCCCAAGACCGTCCGGGTGACGGAAAAGCAGATCGCCGCCGCCATGCGTTCGGCCAGTCCAAAGGTGCTGGCGGCGTTGAAAAAGGCCTCGGCGCGCATCGCAAGATTCCACAAGTTCCAGCGGGAGGGCTCTTGGAAAGTGTCCGATGGCGGGGCTGTGCTCGGCCAGATCGTCCGGCCTTTGGACTCTGTGGGTGTGTATGTTCCCGGCGGCAAGGCGGCGTATCCATCCTCCGTGCTGATGAACGTTATCCCGGCCCGCATCGCCGGTGTGCGCCGGGTGGTGATGGTGACGCCAGCGCCTGGGGGTGCGATAGACCCGCATGTGCTGGCGGCGGCGTCCATCGCCGGGGTGGACGAGATATACAGGATCGGCGGCGCCCAGGCCGTGGCGGCGCTCTCATACGGGACTAAAACGATAGCGCGGGTGGACAAGATCACCGGCCCCGGCAACGCATATGTGGCGGAGGCCAAGCGGCAGGTGTTCGGGGTTGTGGACATAGACATGGTGGCAGGCCCCAGCGAACTTCTTGTGATAGCCGACGGCGCCGCCAATCCCGCCCACGCGGCGGCGGACCTGCTTTCGCAGGCGGAGCATGACGAGAACGCGTGGCCGATCCTCGTCACCACTTCGGCGGCCATCGCCAACAGGGTGGCCAAAGAGCTTGTGCGGCAGACCAGGATCCTGCCACGCTCCGGCATAATCGAAAAGTGCCTTTCGGCCAACTGCCATGCCTTTGTGGCGCGCAACCTTGACGAGTGTTTTGAGATATCAAACGCAATCGCCCCGGAGCACCTTGAGCTGCTTATAAAAGACGCGGCCAGATACGTTAACCGGGTGGAGAACGCCGGGGCGGTGTTCGTGGGGCCATGGACCCCCGAAGCGCTGGGGGACTATATGGCCGGGCCGAACCACGTGCTCCCCACAGGCGGATCGGCCAGGTTCTTCTCGCCGCTGGGTGTTTACGATTTCATGAAACGCACGAGCCTTATAGCGTTCACGCAAGCCGGATTCCGCAAGCTGGCCGCCGGGGTGATGACCCTTGCAAACGAGGAACGGTTGACCGCACATGGCGCGGCGGTGGCGATAAGGCTGAAAAAATGA